One Nonomuraea angiospora DNA segment encodes these proteins:
- a CDS encoding 2Fe-2S iron-sulfur cluster-binding protein encodes MPSIQVCLSVNGRRHELELDTRVSLLDCLREHLALTGTKKGCDQGACGACTVLVDGERVNSCLVLAAQCQEAEIATIEGLGEPGRAMREAFVRHDGLQCGYCTPGQICSAVAMLAEYDAGVPSAVGAAGLTDAEIRERLAGNLCRCGAYNGILAAVREAGR; translated from the coding sequence ATGCCATCCATACAGGTCTGCTTGTCGGTGAACGGCCGCCGGCACGAGCTGGAGCTCGACACCCGCGTCAGCCTGCTCGACTGCCTGCGCGAACACCTCGCCCTGACCGGGACGAAGAAGGGGTGCGACCAGGGCGCCTGCGGCGCCTGCACGGTGCTGGTGGACGGCGAGCGGGTCAACTCCTGCCTCGTGCTCGCCGCCCAGTGCCAGGAGGCGGAGATCGCGACCATCGAGGGGCTCGGCGAGCCGGGGCGGGCGATGCGGGAGGCGTTCGTGCGCCACGACGGCCTGCAGTGCGGCTACTGCACGCCGGGGCAGATCTGCTCGGCGGTCGCCATGCTCGCCGAGTACGACGCGGGGGTGCCGAGCGCCGTCGGGGCGGCCGGCCTGACGGACGCCGAGATCAGGGAGCGCCTGGCCGGGAACCTGTGCCGGTGCGGCGCGTACAACGGGATCCTCGCGGCCGTGCGGGAGGCCGGCCGGTGA
- a CDS encoding FAD binding domain-containing protein, whose protein sequence is MNPFSYVTATDPAAARALAAEGAKYLAGGTNLVDLMREGIETPERLVDIGRLPLAGIEDLPGGGLRIGALARNTRVAADRRVRDRYPLLSQAIVNGASPQLRNRATVGGNLLQRTRCGYFYDRHSACGKREPGAGCDALDGFNRMHAVLGAGESCIAVHPSDMCVALAALDAVVNIAGRDPVPLVDFHLLPGDTPHVETVLRPGELVTSIDLPPVPPGHSAYLKVRDRASYAFALVSVAVATHLEDGRASRVRVALGGVAPKPWRAYEAERLLTGTSLDDHLIDRAAELALADARPREHNAFKPELARRLIRRALKGALS, encoded by the coding sequence GTGAACCCGTTCTCCTACGTCACCGCCACCGACCCGGCGGCGGCCCGCGCCCTCGCCGCCGAGGGGGCGAAATACCTGGCGGGCGGCACCAACCTCGTCGACCTGATGCGCGAGGGCATCGAGACGCCGGAACGGCTGGTGGACATCGGCCGGCTGCCGCTGGCCGGGATCGAGGACCTGCCCGGCGGCGGGCTGCGGATCGGCGCCCTGGCCCGCAACACGCGCGTGGCCGCCGACCGGCGGGTCCGCGACCGCTACCCGCTGCTGTCCCAGGCCATCGTGAACGGCGCCTCGCCCCAGCTCCGCAACCGGGCGACGGTGGGCGGCAACCTCCTGCAGCGCACCCGCTGCGGCTACTTCTACGACCGCCACTCGGCCTGCGGCAAGCGCGAGCCGGGCGCCGGCTGCGACGCCCTCGACGGCTTCAACCGCATGCACGCCGTCCTCGGCGCGGGGGAGAGCTGCATCGCCGTACACCCGTCGGACATGTGCGTGGCCCTGGCCGCCCTCGACGCCGTCGTCAACATCGCCGGCCGCGACCCCGTGCCGCTGGTGGACTTCCACCTCCTGCCCGGGGACACCCCCCACGTGGAGACGGTGCTCCGGCCGGGCGAGCTGGTCACGTCGATCGACCTGCCGCCCGTCCCGCCCGGCCACTCGGCCTATCTGAAGGTCCGCGACCGGGCCAGTTACGCCTTCGCGCTGGTGAGCGTGGCCGTGGCCACCCACCTGGAGGACGGGCGGGCGAGCCGGGTGCGCGTCGCGCTGGGCGGGGTCGCGCCCAAGCCGTGGCGCGCGTACGAGGCCGAACGGCTCCTCACCGGCACCTCGCTCGACGACCACCTCATCGACCGGGCCGCCGAGCTGGCCCTGGCGGACGCGCGGCCGCGCGAGCACAACGCGTTCAAGCCCGAGCTGGCCCGGCGGCTGATCCGCCGAGCCCTGAAGGGAGCCCTCTCATGA